GCGATGACCCGTCCGCCGATACCACCCGGCCTGCGACTCGGCCTTCTGTGCGAACTGCTCTTCGATGTACGCGAGCGCCCGCTCGATCTCGGGCGTCTGCCGAACGCCTGCGTCCTTCAGGTCGAAGAACTGTGCCCGCGCATCCAGCAGCGACGTCGGGTCGTATCGCGGGCCCTGGTACTGCAGCAGATTTGACCACGCCTGGCGAAGCCGAACCCGACCGATCTCGTCGCTGCGTGGGTAGCTCTCGACGAAGACCGTGTACGCGTCCTCGGCGAAGTCGTAGTCGCCACGAGCGAAGTAGTGGTCGGCCGACAGAAGCAGAGCGCTTTCCGCCAGGTCGCTGCCGGGCACGCGTTGCTGGATGCGGAAGAGCATCTCGAGTGCCTCGAAGTCGCCCGCGCCGGTCCCGAGACTGAACGCCGGCCTCGACCTGGCGAGCAACGCGACGGCCAGCTGGTACTGCCGAATCGCTGCCGGGCGGAAGAGCGTCCCGTCGGGATACGTGTCCAGCAGCTCGTCGAGGTAGTAGAACGCTCGCTCGGTGTTGCCGTCCTCGGCCAGGGCGTTGGCGGCGACGAACAGGGCTTCGGGACGGGCCTGGCTCTGACGCGTCCGCGGGTCGCGGAACCACTCGACGAGGCGATCGAAGGCCTGCTCCTCGTCGCCGTCGTCCAGCTCGGCGGCAGCTTGGAGGACCGTCGGCTCCGTCACGCCACGACGCTCCAGAAAGGCCGTGTTGTCGACCTCGACCACGTCCGGCCTGCCGGCACAACCGGCCACGACGACCAGCAAGAGGGCCAGGAACACGCTCCATCGGTTCATGACGACGAGCGTACCGACTCGGGCCGTCGGTGTCGTGCGGGGCGACCGCGTCATTCGCCTGGCTCGGCCTCGACGTCGGCGACGCGCTTGATGAGCCGGAAGCCGAGATGGCCGTTGCCCTCGCTGACCAGCTGGGACATCCGGGCCGACGGGCGATAGCTCGAGCAGTAGCTGGCGTGGCACAGATGCGAGCCGCCACGGATCGCCGCGATCGCACCGCCGTCATCCAGATCGACGGGCAACGCCGGGTTGTCCGCGACGCCGCCGACCTGGAAGCGACGGCGATGGCTCATCGGGTCGTAGCCGTCGGCCGTCCATTCCCAGGCGTTGCCGATCATGTCGACCACGCCGTAGCCGTTGGCCGGGAACGACCCGACCGGGGCGAGACCGGCGAAGCCGTCGGCTTCGCTGTTGTGGTGCGGGAAGGAGCCGGTGAATGTGTTGGCGAGGTGCCGGCCATCGGGTGCGAGCGTGTCGCCCCACGCGTAGGCCTGATCCGCGAGCCCGCCGCGTGCGGCAAACTCCCACTCGGCCTCGGTCGGAACGTCCTTGCCGGCCCACGCTGCGTAAGCCGCGACGTCGCGCAGCGAGACGTGGACCACCGGATGGTCGTCCAACCCGTCGATCGAACTGCCCGGCCCCGTCGGCGGACGCCAGTTCGCGCCGGGCGTGAACTGCCACCACGCGCGAACGTCGCGCAGGGACACCGCCTGATCCGGCGCGGCGAAAACGACCGAACCGGCCGCGAGCAACTCCACCGGCGGGCGAGGCGTGCCGGGCGGAAGCTGCTTGCGAAGCTCCTCCCAATCCACCGGCCGCTCGGCCGTCGTGACGTAGCCGGTTGCCTCGACGAACTGTGCGAATTGGGCGTTGGTGACCTCGGTCCGATCGATCCAGAAGCCGTCGACGCGAACGCGGTGCCGCGGCAGCTCGTCTTGGCGTGCCTTGTCGCCCACGCCGCCCATGGTGAACGCGCCGCCGGGAATCCAGACCATGCCGTCTGGCGCGTCAGCCGGCGGATCGTCTGCGAGGACAGCCTGACCACTGGCCATCACGCCGGCCGCGATCATCGTCGACATCACTCGGAACCACGCCATGGCGAATGGTAAGACTGCGTGACGACGGCCGAGGTTCCCGGACTCAGTCGACGGCCATCTCGAACGGCACGGCCGGGAGGTCTTCGCTGTTGACGAGGTTGACCGCCGGCGCGGGCGAAAAGGCGTAACGCACCAGCGCTGGTTCGGTCACGCCTTCGGCGCTGAGGACGATGCTGTCGGGCCCGACGAGTTGGGCCGTTGCGTCGTGCGTTTTGCCGTCCGCGTCGACGAGAACGAAGCCGAGCACGTCATCGCCTTCCAGCAGCCGCAGGCCGTCGCCGACGTGGTCGTAGGTCAGGCGGACCGAGCCGTCGTCCTGCGCGGCGACGCTCGTCGGAATCGGGTAGTCGGCCATGACGGCCTGGCCGTAGACGTCGCGGAGGGCGAATCGGGCGAGGCGTTCGCCCACGGGCTGCTTGTTGGTCGGGTGGATGTCCGTCTCGTCGCCCACGTCGATCGACACGGCCATCTCGACGTGGTCGAGGTCGGCCAGCTCGCGCTGGGTTTCGCGGAAGCGTCGCCACACGTCTTCGCCCGATCGGCCGAACGCGGTGAGCTGGACGAAGTAGACGGGCAGCTCGTCGTCGCCGAACTGGCTTCGCCACGCGTCGACAAGCTCGGGGAAGAGGACCTTGTACCGGTCCGGATTCCCTGCGTCGGCCTCACCCTGGTACCAGAGGACGCCGCGAATCGGCATCGCCCCCAGCGGGTGGGTCATGCCGTTGTGGAGCGCGGCCAGCTGATGCTGCGGCCCGCCGCCGTTGAGCCCGGGTCGACGCCCCTCGCGCCCACCCTCGTCCCATTCGCGAAACGCCTCTTCGGCCCGGGCGGTGCGCCTGGCCACCATCTCGCGCAGCTGGTCGTAGTCGTCGTAGCGGCGGAGCGTCTCGTCGGGCAGCCAGGCGTGGATGGCCGAGCCACCCCAGGAGGCGTCGATGAGCCCGATCGGCCGACCGGTCTCGGCGTGGACCTGACGCCCAAAGTGATAGCCGACGGCGGAGAAGTAACGCACCGTGTTCGGCGCCGCCTCGGCCCAGGTGGCGTCGATGCGTTCGACCGGCTCCGTCGCCGACTGCCGCCGCACCTTCAAGAGGCGGATGTCGCTGTCGGCCGCGTTCGGGATCGCCCACGACGCCGAGTCGGTCCGCTCGACCGCCCAGGCCATGTTCGACTGCCCGCTGCATAGCCAGATGTCTCCGGCCAGAACGTTGGTCAGCCGCACCGCCTCACTGCCGTCGGCCTCCACCACCAGCTCATACGGCCCGGCCTCCGCTACGGCCGGCAACTCGACCCGCCAGTACCCCTCCTCATCCGCCGTCGCCTCCGCCGCGGCCTCGGCCATCCGCACCGTCACCGCCGCCCCGGCCTTCGCCGTCCCCCAGACCGGGATCGCCCGGTCCATCTGCACCATCATGTCGTCCGAGAAGGGCGTCCCCAACTCCACCTCCGCCGCTGCCCGGCCGGCGAGCAGGGCGAGGGCAACGAGCGTCAGGGAGATCAGGTGTCTTGCCATGATCGGTTTTAGGGCACGCATGCGACGCCATGAGCCGCGTGCGAGGCCCTCTCTCAGTCTTGGAGAAACCGTACGAGACCTGAAGCCCTCGGAAACGACTTCCCCAAGCGAGTCGGTCGGGCTAAATCCGACGCTGTCGTCGAAGCAGCAGCAGGGCCCCGACGGCACCGGCGGCAAGCGAGGCGGGTTCGGGGATGACAAACGGGTCGAGGAACTCGGTGGTGTTGAGGGCTGTGTCTGAGATGCGCAGTTCGTCAAAGATCGATTCGCGAAGCAACGCGGGTCCTCCGGCAAGCGCCTGACCAACGAGTAGGGCGGACCCCGACGGCCACGTCAGGGCCTCACCGTCTGGCCCGTCGTGCGTGCCGACGAGGTTGCCGCTGACGTAGACGTTGCCCACGCCAGTTGCTTGGTCGTAGGTAAACGCGAAGTGTTCCCAGTCGGCTCCGAAGTCGAAAAGGTCTGTCAACTCGACCAATCCGGACACCGTGGTGTAGCGGACACTGAGCTCGCTGGGGTTGTTGATCAGGATGCCGGACGAGGCGCCGTCCCGGCGGCTGATGAAGTTGCCCTGGTTCTCGAGCGTCCTAGCGAAGAACTCGATGGTGATCGACGAGGCGTCCAGGGCTGGGTAGTACGACACGCTCCCGG
This genomic window from Planctomycetota bacterium contains:
- a CDS encoding sialate O-acetylesterase; protein product: MARHLISLTLVALALLAGRAAAEVELGTPFSDDMMVQMDRAIPVWGTAKAGAAVTVRMAEAAAEATADEEGYWRVELPAVAEAGPYELVVEADGSEAVRLTNVLAGDIWLCSGQSNMAWAVERTDSASWAIPNAADSDIRLLKVRRQSATEPVERIDATWAEAAPNTVRYFSAVGYHFGRQVHAETGRPIGLIDASWGGSAIHAWLPDETLRRYDDYDQLREMVARRTARAEEAFREWDEGGREGRRPGLNGGGPQHQLAALHNGMTHPLGAMPIRGVLWYQGEADAGNPDRYKVLFPELVDAWRSQFGDDELPVYFVQLTAFGRSGEDVWRRFRETQRELADLDHVEMAVSIDVGDETDIHPTNKQPVGERLARFALRDVYGQAVMADYPIPTSVAAQDDGSVRLTYDHVGDGLRLLEGDDVLGFVLVDADGKTHDATAQLVGPDSIVLSAEGVTEPALVRYAFSPAPAVNLVNSEDLPAVPFEMAVD
- a CDS encoding LamG-like jellyroll fold domain-containing protein codes for the protein MKFKATCSLTLLAFACGAVQANTIGYWRMEQDDNANQLSYSVPNEVTSGNPLTGAFGDIEAEVPFDTVPLTGAANSGALSGVDNTGFSPDISGSVSYYPALDASSITIEFFARTLENQGNFISRRDGASSGILINNPSELSVRYTTVSGLVELTDLFDFGADWEHFAFTYDQATGVGNVYVSGNLVGTHDGPDGEALTWPSGSALLVGQALAGGPALLRESIFDELRISDTALNTTEFLDPFVIPEPASLAAGAVGALLLLRRQRRI
- a CDS encoding formylglycine-generating enzyme family protein, which gives rise to MAWFRVMSTMIAAGVMASGQAVLADDPPADAPDGMVWIPGGAFTMGGVGDKARQDELPRHRVRVDGFWIDRTEVTNAQFAQFVEATGYVTTAERPVDWEELRKQLPPGTPRPPVELLAAGSVVFAAPDQAVSLRDVRAWWQFTPGANWRPPTGPGSSIDGLDDHPVVHVSLRDVAAYAAWAGKDVPTEAEWEFAARGGLADQAYAWGDTLAPDGRHLANTFTGSFPHHNSEADGFAGLAPVGSFPANGYGVVDMIGNAWEWTADGYDPMSHRRRFQVGGVADNPALPVDLDDGGAIAAIRGGSHLCHASYCSSYRPSARMSQLVSEGNGHLGFRLIKRVADVEAEPGE
- the bamD gene encoding outer membrane protein assembly factor BamD; this encodes MNRWSVFLALLLVVVAGCAGRPDVVEVDNTAFLERRGVTEPTVLQAAAELDDGDEEQAFDRLVEWFRDPRTRQSQARPEALFVAANALAEDGNTERAFYYLDELLDTYPDGTLFRPAAIRQYQLAVALLARSRPAFSLGTGAGDFEALEMLFRIQQRVPGSDLAESALLLSADHYFARGDYDFAEDAYTVFVESYPRSDEIGRVRLRQAWSNLLQYQGPRYDPTSLLDARAQFFDLKDAGVRQTPEIERALAYIEEQFAQKAESQAGWYRRTGHRDAAARIMAEAEVRYADVLSDDTDEETADGS